The Amycolatopsis sp. DG1A-15b genome window below encodes:
- a CDS encoding TetR/AcrR family transcriptional regulator has translation MAAPTSDDVAKGGPERIRDADRTRTEILDTAAREFAEKGFDGARVDEIAAKTRTTKRMIYYYFTNKDQLFVEVLERAYTVIRSLEQNLDVEHLDPAEAIRQLAGLTFDHHESHPDFVRLVSIENIHRAEHIARSKALSNLANPALDVLTRILARGRETGQFRDDVDALDVHMAISAFCVFRTANRYTFNAIFDRDMLDPAHRDHHRRMVADMLVSYLTTR, from the coding sequence GTGGCAGCACCGACGTCGGACGACGTGGCGAAAGGCGGGCCCGAACGCATCCGCGACGCCGACCGGACCCGTACCGAAATCCTGGACACCGCCGCCCGCGAGTTCGCCGAAAAGGGCTTCGACGGCGCTCGGGTGGACGAGATCGCCGCGAAAACCCGCACCACCAAGCGGATGATCTACTACTACTTCACCAACAAGGACCAGCTGTTCGTGGAGGTGCTCGAACGGGCCTACACGGTCATCCGCTCGCTCGAGCAGAACCTCGACGTCGAGCACCTCGACCCCGCCGAGGCGATCCGGCAGCTCGCCGGGCTCACCTTCGACCACCACGAGTCGCACCCGGACTTCGTGCGGCTGGTCAGCATCGAGAACATCCACCGCGCCGAGCACATCGCCCGGTCGAAAGCGCTGTCCAACCTGGCCAACCCGGCCCTCGACGTGCTCACCCGCATCCTCGCCCGCGGCCGGGAGACCGGACAGTTCCGCGACGACGTCGACGCGCTCGACGTGCACATGGCCATCAGCGCGTTCTGCGTGTTCCGCACCGCGAACCGCTACACGTTCAACGCCATCTTCGACCGCGACATGCTCGATCCCGCACACCGCGACCACCACCGGCGCATGGTCGCCGACATGCTCGTCAGTTACCTGACGACGCGCTGA
- a CDS encoding N-acyl homoserine lactonase family protein, producing MSEFEVYALCYGRRTGYRGEHFLGYGEDSVEPHPTAYYVWLAVSPEHTVLVDAGIRAARAREVPGLDYVEPVRLLSALGVDPASVGHVVLTHLHYDHCGTVAEFPNARFVVQRSELDYWTGPWAKRIERERWLLDEVALEDLRADLVDGDTEVVPGLSVHLVGGHTAGMQVVRVETAAGPVVLASDAAHFRENIEDDRPAPLLHSMTGVYGAFDRVKELAGDGLIVPGHDPAVLARYPPVADRVVRLSASSGN from the coding sequence CACTTCCTGGGCTACGGCGAGGATTCCGTGGAACCCCATCCGACCGCTTACTACGTCTGGCTGGCGGTGTCGCCGGAGCACACGGTGCTCGTCGACGCGGGGATCCGGGCCGCGCGGGCGCGGGAAGTCCCCGGACTCGACTACGTCGAGCCCGTCCGGCTGCTCAGCGCGCTCGGCGTCGATCCGGCGAGCGTCGGTCACGTCGTCCTCACGCACCTGCACTACGACCACTGCGGCACGGTGGCCGAGTTCCCGAACGCGCGGTTCGTGGTTCAGCGGTCCGAACTGGACTACTGGACCGGCCCGTGGGCGAAGCGGATCGAGCGGGAACGGTGGCTGCTCGACGAAGTGGCGCTCGAAGACCTGCGAGCCGACCTGGTCGACGGCGACACCGAGGTCGTGCCCGGGCTGAGCGTCCACCTCGTTGGCGGGCACACCGCCGGGATGCAGGTGGTGCGGGTCGAGACGGCCGCGGGTCCGGTCGTGCTGGCTTCGGACGCCGCCCACTTCCGCGAAAACATCGAGGACGACCGCCCGGCGCCGCTGCTGCACTCGATGACCGGGGTGTACGGCGCCTTCGATCGCGTCAAAGAGCTGGCCGGCGATGGGCTGATCGTGCCGGGGCACGATCCGGCGGTGCTGGCCCGGTATCCGCCCGTCGCCGACCGGGTCGTGCGGCTCAGCGCGTCGTCAGGTAACTGA
- a CDS encoding shikimate dehydrogenase, with product MSSAADAIRAHAARTPPGTVLTGLIGAGIGPSLSPPLHETEARRLGLELVYARFDLDDHDVPAAAVGPMLAVARDAGYRGLNITHPCKQVVLAHLDELSADAAALAAVNTVVFEDGRAIGHNTDWSGFARGLRTGLPGVDLGAVVVLGAGGAGAAVAHGLLTAGAGHVEVFDLDASRAAERASTLAGRFGAGRASAGTDLEAAVGAADGLVHATPTGMAAYPGLPLPAGLLRPDLWVAEVVYRPLETELVRTARALGARVLDGGRMAVFQAAEAFDLFTGAEPDAARMLEHFAALTTPLERQPADVLD from the coding sequence TTGTCATCAGCCGCCGACGCGATCCGTGCGCACGCGGCGCGGACGCCGCCGGGCACGGTGCTCACCGGCCTGATCGGCGCGGGCATCGGACCGTCGCTCAGCCCGCCACTGCACGAGACCGAGGCCCGCCGGCTCGGGCTGGAGCTGGTCTACGCCCGCTTCGATCTCGACGACCACGACGTCCCGGCCGCAGCGGTCGGTCCGATGCTGGCCGTGGCTCGGGATGCGGGGTACCGCGGGTTGAACATCACGCACCCGTGCAAGCAGGTGGTGCTCGCGCACCTGGACGAGCTGTCGGCCGACGCGGCGGCGCTGGCCGCGGTCAACACCGTCGTGTTCGAGGACGGCCGCGCGATCGGGCACAACACCGACTGGTCCGGCTTCGCCCGCGGCCTGCGGACCGGACTGCCCGGTGTGGACCTCGGCGCGGTCGTGGTGCTCGGCGCGGGCGGGGCCGGCGCGGCGGTGGCCCACGGTCTGCTCACGGCCGGAGCCGGCCACGTCGAGGTGTTCGACCTCGACGCGAGCCGGGCTGCGGAGCGGGCCAGTACCCTCGCCGGCCGGTTCGGCGCCGGCCGCGCGTCGGCGGGAACGGACCTCGAGGCGGCGGTCGGCGCCGCGGACGGGCTCGTGCACGCCACCCCGACCGGCATGGCCGCCTACCCGGGGCTGCCGCTGCCCGCCGGGCTGCTGCGCCCGGACCTCTGGGTCGCCGAGGTGGTCTACCGCCCGCTCGAAACCGAACTGGTCCGCACCGCCCGTGCGCTCGGGGCGCGCGTCCTCGACGGCGGCCGCATGGCGGTGTTCCAGGCGGCCGAAGCGTTCGACCTGTTCACCGGCGCCGAACCCGACGCGGCGCGGATGCTTGAGCACTTCGCCGCGCTCACCACTCCTCTGGAAAGGCAGCCCGCCGATGTCCTCGACTGA